The sequence TCAGTCGGGGTACGGTATTCATCACAATATTCATTAATATTTTTGTCCTGCAGGTTATTCTCTGTCATGCATTGAATGTATGTCACAGGAGGGCACTATATGTAATGGAACATCGAAGGTCTGCTCGTCTGGAGATGATTCTTGTATTTCCACTTACATCCTTACATCAATGGGTAGGTACAAAACGTTACAGGGGATCCTTCTGCTCCTTCCCTCACATGCCCATTAGATGTTCCCAGCCACATCCTCGCCTCCCTCTCATCTCCTTCTTTTATATCTTATCTCTCTCACCTTTTATcctccatcttcctcaacccgtcTCATGTTGGCCTCTCTTCTTGCTCTCTACCTGCTCTAAAAATGCTACATTGTTGAAATTTGTAAATCCTTAAAAATTAATACTAAAGACAATTTTTGTGTGCTTAAAGGGATAATCCAACCCCAATAATGACCCCTCCAATGCCTGGCCCctcatatacattatacttacctgctccccaccaccTGCTTTGctctggatccctgcacggccgccgctgtgtcacccatgatgctagggaggcttgtctccatcgtggcctgctattgactgtTCCCCCtgttgcaggatgtttttatccgaGTGACGGGGAGATCTGGAGAGACGTGGGTGTCGAGGAGCAGATACGTATAATGTATacaaggggcctgggcattggggggTCCTTATAGAGgttggattacccctttaactATTTTCCGTTCTCCCAGCAAACTCCTTAAGCCCTTTTGTGACCACAAACACATGGTTTTATGGTGGCCACTAAGGGCTCCTAGGCagcggcatagctataggggtcacAATGGTTGCACTGccaattaccatattttttactttataagacgcagtgtgtcttataaagtgaatactagtgagtgattccattatggaagagctcactagtctgcaggaggcagGGGAGTGATGTGCTGTTTGCACTCACCTCTCCCTGCTTTATCTTCTCCGTGTCCCACACTGtactgtcctgactgcgtacagcgtcaggacgttatgcacgcactatgacctgaagcTGCAGGCAGTCTGGGCGCGGGCCCAGAAAAAACAAGGGAGGGAAGAATGCTGGAAAGGACTTcttggctagtcaagatcgctctctcagaccatgcCCGGCAGCCACTCATTCCCATTCCTACATGTTCATACTGTatttcatgtcactgtatatagtgtcactgtatacagtataatctaactgcataatactgttgagggggccctgaaaaTAAAAAACCTTGTGAACTTCCAAATCTCTAATCTATTCCAACCCTTCCCTCTCAACCTTTCCCCTTCGCCAAAATCCTGATCCTTAACTTGCCTTCCGCCATTCCACCGATCTTATGTTCCTTTCTCCATCCTTGTCCTTACTAGAACCTCCCTTAACTCAAAGGGTCACCATTGCTTCTGAGGTTTGGAAGCCCAAACTAAATAAACATGTCCTCATTTCTAGGTGGAATGGAAATAGCCAAAATGTATATCCGGCAATGTGCACCAAACAAATTGTGCTCGAAGACTGGGAGTATCAGCCTTCCCAATGGTAGGATAAAGACCGGGACTACCTGCTGCAAGACCAATGATTGTACACCTGCCAATCCTGTCCGTAAGTTCTCCATGTGGTATAAATTTAACTAATGATTTTCTAGTCATTAAGGGATACGATCTTGGGATCATCAAAAATGCAGCGACTCTACATCAAATGTCCATGTTGTTGTGTAAAGTTCTTCACACCTAGGGGGCTCCCAAACAGCTTCTTATTCCAAGAtctaggggcacatttatcaataatggagTATTCACATTCTAGTCAATTGAGTATTTGAGGGGATATCTGTTCAGTGGAGTTCCAACCAGGTGGACCCCTAAAGATACCTAGAACGGGAGTTCTGATCCTGAGTACAGAGGTCCAGATGGAGCGACAAGCCAAGCATGTGCCCTGCTGCTCCACTCATTCTCCATGGGACCACCAAAAATAACTGAGTGCTGTTCTCCACTATCTCTGGCAGTCACATAGATAATTAATAGAGTGACAATGCACATGTGCAGCTCGCAGGAAAACTGGACCTCATTCTCGGGATCTTGAAACCTCATTCCCAGGAAGAGTGAGGATCCTAACCATTGTACCCCATCTGATCAGTTAGTcatcccctattctgtggatcGGGGATGATTTGAAAACTTTGCACAACCCATTTAAACTCAATAATGAATTTGTCTGCggccagctccctctagtggtggctgcaggcaattTTATCATGTTTTCTATAAGCAGGAGATTTGAAGCTTTGCATCAGAAAAAAACAAGCTCCGACCCCTTTAAAGCACCTGTTCATGTTTGATGAGCTGCTTTAGCTTATATTCCATGCATGAAGGAATGTGACTGCCGGCAGCCTTTAAAGGGGCATTTTAAATGGTGGTAATGTTAGATTGTGGATTTTAGTGTCAGATTGTCATATTTTATACAGTATTTTGCTCTTGCTTGATTGATTATACTTACTGATATTTCTTTGTAGTTCCTTCAGACTCGAATGAAAAAAATGGCTTGTCATGTAAAACATGTTTTACCCCAAATTCTAAGTCCTGTGACACCAACCTGCTCACCGACTGTTTAGGAAGTGAGACTACGTGCATAAATCAACTCACGACTAGAACAGGTAAAACAATGTATAATATCTAATTCATGTGTTTGGTAGAAACCAAATTCTGCGATCCTGCTgtgatcatgtgatatatcatGTGACTACATATATACAGAACCAGATCTGCTTTCTTTCAAAAATTTGGCATCATTGGAGCTGTTTATAGGGAACACTTGTTGGACTCAATGAGATCTGCTGCTATAAACACTTCCATCTCTGTTCGTGCCACTGGATAGTTATACCATGTCCATTATGGAAACTATGAAGTTGGAGTAGAGGCTTATAGGACAGTTATCCCCAATAAGTGGCAACAGAGAGACAGTTTTCCTTCTTCTAGGATAAATAATTTGCATACCTTTTTCCCAGAGAGCTTTGCATGACCTATAAATCTCCCTAAGCCAGTCTGCATAGAAACTTTATTTTCCAAGATCCACTTCAATGGCATCTCACCCAGCCTAACCAGTACACTGTTCTGAACTGATGAGGCGGAAAAAGCCAGAAACACTGTCTGTGAAAAAAGTTCTGTTTTGTCTTATAGCAAAGTCATGTTCCAAGGTCTGCTAAAATCTCAATACacatgaccctagacccccccccaggggtgctgcagcttgcccccctgcccccccaccccaactttttttggggcgcaaggattactttatttttttctgcgtacgctgactgtggccggcactcttagcatccAGCcatcttcggacggttgatcagcaagttagaattttttagttattttttttcaaatttttttggtctttttttaactatttttttttgtctgttaggtttagggtaagtccgtgaacacccgtgcccccacacacacgcacaccaaataaaggttaacacgcacgcacatacacacacacactcccctatggcccgccggatgttctcggccgaggaggcatacgcccagcttgcctccgagtccgagagccccagtgaggacgaggatgaccccactttcctttggtcatccgcgtcctcatcatcatctagtgatgatgagcccccaaggcggagcaaggggattgccatgctagggaccctgtggcccacactagtacgagcagctctggggctcgtactagttttccggcccaccagttaagtccaccagatcccccaccggtgaacttgcatggtgtaccccagagcattttgagcccgcgattcctgattttgtaggccaaccaggaatccagatttccacagtaggcttcactgaatatgactactttattctttttttcagtgaccactttgtaaatctgatggtggagcaaacaaacctgtacgcccaacagttcgattctcaacacccgggcttctttttggctagggccggtggctggactccggtcagtgcagccgagatgagaaagttttggggcctcgtgctgcacatgggcctagtcaaaaaacctagtgtcaggcattactggagtggggatgtcctctaGCAGACCACACTTtatagtatggccatgacacgctcccggtttgaggcaatctggaaatgcctgcattatgcagataatgcagcatgtcccccccaaggtgatcctgcctatgaccgcctgtacaaaatcaggccggtcatcaatcAATTTGGGgtcaaatttgtgcaggcctatgtacctgtacgaggggcaagattcccgtaatcaacccccagaatgtccccccactctgggtgttagcgagaaacttgtgtgggaccttatgcacccactgctagataagggttaccacctgtacgtgaataacttttatactagtatccccttgttccagtccctcgccgccaaatCCACGTCCACTTGTGCGACCGtgaggaaaaatcaacgcggcctccctacccaccccctccagtggaaacctgttgctggtgagatataaggacaagagggatgtcattgtactgtccacaattcacagtaacggCCTCactcctgtccctgtgcgaggtaccgcggcaacggtcctcaagccagattgtatcgtcgactacaatcggtatatgggaggagttgatctctctgatcaagtcctcaagccatataatgccatgcgcaaaacccgggcatggtacaaaaaagttgcggtctacttggtacaggttgccttgtacaactcttttgtgctgtcccggagcgctggcaacacagggaaattccttcagttctatgaggcagtcctcaaggacctgatcttttcggaccgggaaagagcaggccggagtacctcgggaactggaggcgcctggatcgtccctggccaacactttccaggtgtggtcccccatactggaaagaagggacggacccaaaaaaaggtgcagagtgtgtcacaggaaggggatacggaaggacaccactactcagtgtgacacgtgccccaatcatccgggcctctgcattaatggttgcttcagggagtaccacacttccatggagtactaaaattatattccccttccccaatttagccactgacaaaaaaataaaatggttctcagacttgagacactaaaacaacaaaaaatatatatattttgtaaaactacgccgcgtccgtaagaatctgctctataaaaataccccatgacataaccccttagatgaacacggtaaaaaaataaaaaggtatttttttgtcaccttacatcacaaatagtgtaatagaaagcgatcaaaaagtcatatgccccctaaaatagtgccaataaaaccgtcctctcatcccgcaaaaaatgagcccctacctaagataatcgcctaaaaacaaaaaaaaaactgactcgtagactatggagatactaaaaagttttttttgtttataaaaggataatatagtgtaaaaccttaataaataaataaaaagtagacatattaggtatcgccgcgtccataagaatctacTTTattaaaataccccatgacctaacccctcagatgaacacggtcaaaaaaatgaaataaaaactgtgccaaaacattttttgggcaaattttcaatttttagcaaattcttaaatttcatctccatttaccaaaaactcttgtggaacacctaaagggttaacgacatttgtaaaatcagtttcgaataccttgaggggtgtagtttcttagatggggtcacttttatggagtttctactctaggggttcatcaggggggcttcaaatgggacatggtgtaaattaaccagtccagcaaaatctgccttctaaaaaccacacagcgcacctttccctctacgccctaccatgtGGCTGTAtagtagtttacggacacatatggggtgtttctgcaaactacagaattgggcaataaatattgagttttgtttggctgttaacccttgctttgttactggaaaaaatttattaaaatggaaaattagcccaaaaatttaaattcttacatttcatctccatttgccaataactcttgtggaacacctaaattgttaacgacgtttgtaaaatctgttttgaataccttgaggggtgtagtttctagaagggtcatttttgggtggtttctattatgtaaacctcacaaagtgacttcagacctgatggcctggtccttaaggtgaaaatgactgTTGACTGGGTGTTCACTTTCCTCATTTGTTTGTCCCTAGGACTTCCAGGGTTGTGGAACCCTTATGGGCTAACCTTTGAGGTTG is a genomic window of Bufo bufo chromosome 1, aBufBuf1.1, whole genome shotgun sequence containing:
- the LOC120986801 gene encoding phospholipase A2 inhibitor and Ly6/PLAUR domain-containing protein-like, giving the protein MVLEAAMTMRSCLMVTCLLSAIAAKGYSLSCIECMSQEGTICNGTSKVCSSGDDSCISTYILTSMGGMEIAKMYIRQCAPNKLCSKTGSISLPNGRIKTGTTCCKTNDCTPANPVLPSDSNEKNGLSCKTCFTPNSKSCDTNLLTDCLGSETTCINQLTTRTGKVPTSTVVRGCSTKEMCEPAHQVWHLGEMTILLENTCTNRGVHVQPSLLLAIISLGLIWKSSC